Part of the Ruegeria sp. AD91A genome, GCACCATTGAAAGCGTCTCGGCCCTGACGCGTGACGACGTGGTCGCGGCTTATGAAGGCGTCTTTGCCAAGGATCGCCTGTACGTGGCGGCCGTCGGCGATATCACGGCAGAGGAACTGGGTATCCTGCTTGATACCCTGCTCGGCGACTTGTCGGACACCGGAAAGCCCATCCCCGGCAAGGCTGATGTCAACATTTCCGGCGGCGTCAGTGTTGTCGAATTCGACACGCCTCAGTCCGTGGCCTTGTTTGGTCAAGCAGGGATTGATCGGGACGATCCGGATTTCTTTGCAGCCTTCGTTCTGAACCACATTCTTGGCGGTGGCGGGTTTGAAAGCCGACTGATGCAGGAGGTGCGCGAAAAGCGCGGCCTTACCTATGGGGTCGGGACTTATCTGGTGCCCAAGGATCTGGCCTCGGTCTACCTTGGATCCGTGTCCTCTGCCAATGACCGTATCGCCGAAGCCATCGACGTAATTCGCGATGAATGGGCGCGCGCGGCCACTGAGGGTGTGACGCAAGAGGAACTTGATGACGCCAAGACCTATCTGACCGGCGCCTATCCGCTGCGGTTTGACGGCAACGGACAGATTGCCGGGATCATGGTTGGGATGCAGATGGAAGGTCTGCCGATCGACTATATCGCCACCCGGAATGACAAGGTGAACGCGGTGACACTGGAAGATGTAAACCGGGTCGCCGCCGAACTGCTCGACCCGGATGGTTTGCACTTTGTTGTCGTTGGCAAGCCGGTTGGCATGGAAACAACGAACTGAACCTGTGGGGGTAAGCTGCGGCTTACCCCTTTTTCATGCTCCGCAGCATCTGCCCCATCATCTGGCCAAACTTGCCTGAGCCACGCTGATACAGCGCCCCGTCAACAGCCAGAACCGTACCACTGATGTAACTCGCCATTTCCGAGCTGAGGAACAGGCAAGCGTTGGCCACGTCCTGCGGCTGGCCCCAACGGCCCAGCGGCACGTCGCGGCGCAAGGCCTCACCAGCATCGGGAGTCGGGGCAAGGCGCTTGGCGCCTTCCGTGCCTTCGATGAAGCCCGGCACGACCGAGTTCACGCGAATGCCCTCCACACCCCATTCCATCGAGAGTGTGCGTGTAATCTGGTCGACACCTGCCTTGGCGGCGCAGACATGTGCTTGACCCTCATAGGGTAGATAGGATTGCGGGGCCGAGATGTTGATGATGCTTGCACCCGGGCGCTTAAGGTATGGATATGCCCCTTTCATCACGTGGATCGTGCCCATCAGGTCGATATCGATCACTGTCTTGAACGCGTTGACTGACATTTCAGCAGCCAATGCCGGAAAATTGCCCGCCGCACCCGAGATCAGCACATCGAAATCACCAAATGCGTCGTGGAACTGCTTGAGACCCGCCGCCACCGCATCAGGGTCACGCACATCGAACGCCGCCCCGATCGCATCCTGTGCACCAGCGGCTTTCAGCGCGGCAACGGTGTCATCGACCTTTTCCTGCGACCGGCTGGCAACGGCCAGTTTGGCACCTGCGGCCGCGAAAGCCTCGGCAATGCCGCGGTTGATACCGCTGGTTCCGCCGATGACGATGACGGTTTTTCCTGAAAAATCCATATAGGCCTCCCTAGGCGGGGAGCCCTACTCGCCGTAGGGCACCCAGATGTTCTTCACTTCGGTCGAAGCCTGAAGGAAGCGGCGGGAATGGTCCATGCCCCAATCAAATGCCGTCGCGTTATTGACCCATGTCCGTTTCAGGTTCCCGGCAGAGACGACCTCGATCTCCTTCGACAGGTCGGTGGACGAGAACGACCAGACCGCATCCACATTCAGGTGCGAGGCCAGCGGTTTCGCCAGCTCTGCATGGCTGCCGGTCAGGATGTTGATCACACCCGCAGGCACGTCAGAGGTCTCGAGGATCTGGTAGAAGTCCGTCGCGGCCAGAGGGTATGGCTCGGACGTCACCAGAACTGTCCGGTTGCCCATCGCAATCGCAGGCGCCATGGCCGAGACCAGACCCAGCAGCGGCGCCTCGTCCGCACAGAGCGCGCCGATCACGCCCACCGGTTCCTTCATCGCAATCGCCACGCCCCGGATCGGAACGCCATGCACCTGACCGTCATACTTGTCGGCCCAGGCAGCGGCGGTGAACAGGCGCTGGATCGCGGCGTCGACCTCTTTCGCGCCGTCCTTGCGGCCGGTCATCGCGTCGATGCGCCCGACGAATTCATCCGCGCGGGCCGAGAGGTTCTCGCCGATATAGTACAGGATCTGCGCCCGCAGATGGCCGGTGGTCTTGGACCAGCCCTTGGCCCCCGCCGCGGCCTCTACCGCGTTTCGGACGTCCTTTCGGTTGGCAAGGCCCACGTGGCCCAGCAGCCCCGCCTTACCCCAGACCGGCTTCGAATAGCCGCTGTCAGGCCGCGCCTGCTTGCCTCCGACATACATCTTGGCCGTGCGGTCGATCGGATCTACCGGCGCACCTTCGCCGGTGACTGCTTCGACCTTCGCCAGCGGTTTTGCCTTGCCTTTGGGCTTGGTGTACGCGGCCAGTCCTTCCCAGCCTCCTTCTCGACCAAAGCCGCTTTCGCGTACACCGCCAAACCCGGCGGCTGCGTCGAACAGGTTGGTGGCGTTTACCCAAACCACGCCCGCGACCAGCTTGGGAGCGATGTCCAGCGCAAGGTTCACGTTCTCGGTCCAGACCGTCGCGGCCAGCCCGTAACGGGTGTTGTTGGCCAGTTCGACTGCCTCTTCCGGGGTACGGAAGGTGGACGAGACCAGAACCGGGCCAAAGATCTCCTCCTGCATCAGAGGGTCCGAGGTCTCCAGGCCCGAGATCAAAGTCGGCGGATAGTAACACCCGTTCGCAGGTAAATCACACGCGGCCTGGTGAACGTGACCAGCAGTGTTGCTTTCGACCATGCCTTTGATGGTCTGCAACTGAACCGGGTCGACCACGGCGCCCACGTCGATGCATTTGTCCAGAGGATTGCCGACACGCAGCTTGTCCATCCGGGCACGCAGCTTGTCATGGAAACGGTCGGCGATGCCTTCCTGCACCAGCAGGCGCGAGCCCGCACAGCAGACCTGACCCTGATTGAACCAGATCGCATCGACCAGACCTTCGATGGCTGAATCAATATCGGCGTCGTCAAAGACGATATAGGGCGACTTGCCGCCCAGCTCGAGCGTCAGGGACTTGCCAGAACCGGCGGTGGCCTCGCGGATGCGGCGGCCCACTTCGGTCGAACCGGTAAAGGCGATCTTGTCCACGTCCGCGTTCACGATCATCTCGCCCACTGCGCCGTCGCCTGTCACGATGTTGACCACGCCCTTGGGCAGGCCGGCCTGCTGGCAGATATCGGCAAACAGCAGCGCGGTCAGCGAAGTGTATTCCGCCGGTTTCAGAACAACAGTATTGCCCATCGCCAGTGCAGGCGCGATCTTCCACGCCAGCATCAGCAATGGAAAGTTCCACGGGATGATCTGGCCGCACACACCCAGTGCCTCAGCGTCGGGCAGCTCGCTTTCCATCAGCTGGGCCATGCCCGCATGAAAATAGAAATGCCGCTGCGCCAGAGGGATGTCGATGTCACGCGATTCACGGATCGGCTTGCCGTTGTCCAGGCTTTCCAGCACGGCAAACAGGCGCGAATGCTTCTGCAACAGGCGCGCGATGGCGTAGAGGTATCGCGCACGGCCCGCGCCACCCAGTTTTTCCCACTTGGTTTGCGCTTTGCGCGCGGCGGTCACGGCAGCGTCCACGTCTGCCTGTTTCGCTTGCGTCAGCTTGGCCAGAACCTCTCCGGTCGCCGGGTTGCGGCTTTCGAACCCCTTGCCGGGTTTGGTGAAGATACCATCGATATAGTGTCCAAACTTGTCGCCCTGATCGACCAGCCAGGCCAACGCCTCGGCAGCGCTTTCGGGGGCGGGTCCGTATTCCATGGTTTCGAAAATCTCTTTGACTGTCATAGTTCTTGTCCTTTTCCGGGGCTTCGCCCGTTCAGCGCTGAAATCGTTCCACCGGAACGAGTTCCGGGCGCGCCTCACCCCATGGAGTGACGGTAACCGGCGGAGTAAGCGCCTGTCACATAGTGTTCCAACTGCCGCTCGATATCGCCCAACAGCGACGAGGCGCCAAAGCGGAACAGGTCGGGTTGCAGCCAGCGGTCGCCAAGCTCGTCCTTGATCAGCGACAGGTAGACCAGCGCGTCCTTGGCCTTGGAAATCCCGCCCGCAGGCTTGTAGCCTACGCGATAGCCGGTGCGGTCGTAATAGTCACGGATCGCCCGGATCATCACCAGCGACACCGGCAGGGTGGCGTTTACGCTTTCCTTGCCGGTCGAAGTCTTGATGAAATCCGCCCCCGCCATCATGCAGACCAGCGAGGCGCGCGCGACATTACGCAGGCTGCCCAGTTCGCCGGTGGCAAGGATGGCTTTGACATGCGCATCACCGCAGGCCACACGGAAGGCCTTCATCTCATCGTACAACGCCTGCCAGTCGCCCGACAGCACATGCCGGCGCGAGATCACGATATCGATTTCCTCGGCCCCGGCTTTCACGCTCTCTTCAATCTCGGCCACGCGCAGGTGGAAGGGGGACAGGCCCGCCGGAAAGCCGGTCGAAACGGCTGCGACAGGAATTCCGGTGCCTGCCAGGGCATCCACGGCGGGTTCGATCATGTCGTGATAGACACAGACCGCCCCGGTGGTGATCGGTGGCATATCCAGCGCTTGCAGCACTGAAGGGGCAACAGGTTGCCGTGCCTTGGCACACAGGCGGCGCACGCGACCCACGGTATCATCGCCTGACAAGGTGGTCAGGTCGATCATCGTGATCGCCTTCAGCAGCCAGGCTGCCTGATATTCCTTTTTGACCGACCGGCGGCCCGGCAGGGTCGCGGCGCGGCGCTCGATAGCCGAGGTATTGGCCTGAACGGCGCGCACCCAGTCCAGATCCAGATCCATGCCAGGGTTCCGGGATTCGGTCACTTGCGGCAGATGCGCGGTGCGCACGGGGCTTTCTGAGCTCTGCGTATCCATTGTCACGTCCTTTGGGAGGTTTGCGACAAAATCGCACGGGAGACCGGGGAATGGAAGATGTAGACGGGCAATGATTGGAAAAATTTTGACCAAATGGACAAAAATAACGACTTTCTTGCGAATAATTCGCATTAGCGTTGACTTACTTGCGAATGGTTCTCATATTCAGTTCAACAGGAAGCAAAAGCTGAGGTCGAAGATGATTCGCCGGAATTTTCTTGCAGTATTGGCGCTGGCCGTATCCCTGCCAGTCACAGCCTGGGCCGATGCACCCCTCAAGGTGGTGGCCACGACGGGCATGATTGCCGACGCGGCACGTCAGGTCGGCGGTGATCAGGTTGACGTCAGGGGATTGATGGGTCCCGGCGTCGACCCGCATGCCTATCGCCAGACCCGCAGCGATATCGTGGCGATGACGCGTGCGGATCTGATCCTGTGGCATGGCCTGTACCTCGAAGCACAGATGGAAGATTTCTTCCATGACCTTGATCGCAAGCGAACCGTGGTTGCAGTTGCCGAAGGAATGGATAAGTCGAAGCTGCGCGCGCATGACGATTATGCGGACAAATATGATCCGCATGTTTGGATGACGCCCGAGTTGTGGCGGGACGTAGTGCTTGAAGTGCAAGCAGCCCTCACCGAGGTACGTCCTGAAGCGGCCGAGGTTTTTGCGGCGAACGCGCAGGCACACCTGGCAGATATCGATCGTCTGACAGCCTATGCGGACAAAGCTCTGGCGTCTGTTCCGGACAACAACAAGGTTCTTGTCACCGCCCATGATGCCTTTGGGTATTTCGGTGAAAGCTTCGGATTCGAGGTTCTGGGAATTCAGGGCATCTCAACCCAGTCCGAGGCTGGTCTGAACCGGATTGGTGAACTGGTCGATCTGCTGGTTGACCGGAAGATCACGGCTGTTTTCGTCGAAAGCTCGGTCTCGGATCGTTCAATCCGCGCGCTGATCGAGGGCGCGGCTGCCAAGGGACATGAGGTGCACGTGGGGGGCGAACTGTTCTCGGACGCCATGGGTGAAGAAGGAACCTATGAAGGCACTTATGTTGGAATGCTGGATCACAACATTACGGTCATTGCCAGTGCTTTGGGTGGTGATGTGCCGGATCGCGGAATGGACGGAAAACTGTCGGCGGGGTTTTGATCGATGCTGGATCTGATTAGCGACGAAGGTATGACCGTTGACGACAACGGGTTGGTCGACAGCCCCCTTGCCCTGCGCGGCCTGACGGTCTCGTACGGGCAGAAACCTGCGGTGTTTTCAGTCGACATGACCGTACGGCCCGGGGCGATGACCGCGATCATCGGACCGAACGGAGCCGGGAAGTCCACATTGCTCAAGGCGGCGCTTGGCATCGTTTCCCCCCTGTCAGGTCAGGTGACCGTGTTTGGCCAGCCATTGGACACGCAGCGCGCACGCATTGCCTATGTACCTCAGCGCGCCAGCGTGGATTGGGATTTTCCAACGCGCGTCATCGACGTGGTTCTGATGGGCCTGTCGCGCGAACTTGGCTTGCTGGGCCGTGTGCGTGCCCGCCACAAGGCGTGCGCGATGGATTGTTTGCACCGTGTTGGAATGCGGGATTTCGCGGATCGCCAGATCGGGCAGTTGTCCGGCGGGCAGCAACAACGCGTATTTCTGGCGCGCGCGCTGGCGCAGGGCGCTGATCTGTACCTTCTGGACGAACCTTTCGCAGGCGTGGATGCGGCCACCGAGAAAGCTATCATCTCGGTGCTGAAATCCCTGAAAAAGTCGGGCAAGACGGTTGTCGTGGTGCATCACGACCTGGCGACCGTGACCGACTATTTCGACCACGTCTTCCTGATCAATACACGTAAGGTGGCCGAGGGACCGGTGGCCGAGGCCTTCACGGCGGAAACATTGCAATCAGCATATGGCGGTCGACTGGCAACCGCGCAGATCGATCAGATATCGCGCGCGCTGGGGTAACGCATGCTTTGGGATGCTCTGACTCTTCAACTTGGTTACAACGCCACGCTGGTTGCCATCGGTGCAACCTTGCTGGGTGTTTCAGCCGGAGTGACGGGGACGTTTCTGTTCCTGCGCAAGCGCGCTTTGGTCAGTGATGCAATCAGCCACGCGACTCTGCCAGGCGTCTGTCTGGCTTTCATGGTGTTGGTCGCGCTGGGAGGGGACGGGCGCAACCTGCTGGGCCTGTTGGCAGGATCGGCCATCTCGGCCTGGATCGGCCTTCTCTGCATGAACTGGCTGACGCGTCACACGCGTTTGGCCGAGGACGCCGCCATCGGAGCGGTCCTGTCGGTTTTCTTCGGCTTTGGCATCGTGTTGCTGACTGTCATACAGACGATGGGCGTAGGCCGCCAGGCCGGATTGGAAGGATTCCTGCTAGGGTCCACTGCCGGGATGCTCTGGGCTGATGCAATGATCATTGCAATCGGGGGGGCGGCGACGCTGCTGATGGTCATGATCATTCGTCGCCCAATGATTCTTGTCGCCTTCGATCCCGAGTTTGCTGCGGCCCGCGGGTTGCCGGTGCACAGAATTGATCTGGCCATGATGGGTTTGGTCATGGCTGTCACAGTGGTTGGCCTTAAAATCGTGGGTCTGATTCTGATCGTGGCTTTGCTGATCATTCCCGCCGTGACCGCGCGGTTCTGGTCCGAACGTTCGGACCATGTTGTTATTCTTGCCGGAGTTGCTGGCGGGCTGGCCGGTTACATTGGCGCGGCCATTTCGGCCTCGGCGCCAAACCTGCCGACAGGGCCGATCATCGTTCTGGTCAGCTTTGCCTTCTTTGTCGTGTCTTTGTTTTTTGCACCGATACGTGGCGTTTTGGCTGCGGTGTTACGCCATCTGCGCTTCCAGCGTCGGGTGCATATTCGTCAGGGTCTTTTGGCCTTGGCGCAAGGGCAAAAGATTTACGAGCCCCTGACCCTGCGCTTGCTGCGCCGCGCTGGGCTGGTGCGCGCGGACGGCGTTGCGACCGACATCGGCAAAGCCCGCGCGGCCAAGGCGTTGCGGGACGAAAAGCGTTGGGAAATCGTGCGCGCAGATCAGGCGCATGAGGCGACAGCCGCGCTTTATGATGGGTTACGGGACATCGAAACCGTCCTGACCCGCGATCAGATCGCCGAGATAGACCGCCGCATCGGCGGGCCAATGGGGGTGCCGGTATGAGTGGTGAAGAATTTGTCCCCCTGTCTCTGACGCCGTTGTTGATCGGTACATTCG contains:
- a CDS encoding pitrilysin family protein: MKRFIATLIACLVALPALAEIEIEEVTSPGGIKAWLVEDHSIPFAALELRFRGGTSLDDPDKRGAVYLMSGLIEEGASDMDARTYARELEALAASFRYNAGDDSVSISARFLSENRDEVVDLLRTTIHEPRFDQDAVDRVRAQILSGLRSDQTDPNEIAGRDFAQMAYGDHPYGSEGKGTIESVSALTRDDVVAAYEGVFAKDRLYVAAVGDITAEELGILLDTLLGDLSDTGKPIPGKADVNISGGVSVVEFDTPQSVALFGQAGIDRDDPDFFAAFVLNHILGGGGFESRLMQEVREKRGLTYGVGTYLVPKDLASVYLGSVSSANDRIAEAIDVIRDEWARAATEGVTQEELDDAKTYLTGAYPLRFDGNGQIAGIMVGMQMEGLPIDYIATRNDKVNAVTLEDVNRVAAELLDPDGLHFVVVGKPVGMETTN
- a CDS encoding SDR family oxidoreductase — translated: MDFSGKTVIVIGGTSGINRGIAEAFAAAGAKLAVASRSQEKVDDTVAALKAAGAQDAIGAAFDVRDPDAVAAGLKQFHDAFGDFDVLISGAAGNFPALAAEMSVNAFKTVIDIDLMGTIHVMKGAYPYLKRPGASIINISAPQSYLPYEGQAHVCAAKAGVDQITRTLSMEWGVEGIRVNSVVPGFIEGTEGAKRLAPTPDAGEALRRDVPLGRWGQPQDVANACLFLSSEMASYISGTVLAVDGALYQRGSGKFGQMMGQMLRSMKKG
- a CDS encoding aldehyde dehydrogenase family protein — translated: MTVKEIFETMEYGPAPESAAEALAWLVDQGDKFGHYIDGIFTKPGKGFESRNPATGEVLAKLTQAKQADVDAAVTAARKAQTKWEKLGGAGRARYLYAIARLLQKHSRLFAVLESLDNGKPIRESRDIDIPLAQRHFYFHAGMAQLMESELPDAEALGVCGQIIPWNFPLLMLAWKIAPALAMGNTVVLKPAEYTSLTALLFADICQQAGLPKGVVNIVTGDGAVGEMIVNADVDKIAFTGSTEVGRRIREATAGSGKSLTLELGGKSPYIVFDDADIDSAIEGLVDAIWFNQGQVCCAGSRLLVQEGIADRFHDKLRARMDKLRVGNPLDKCIDVGAVVDPVQLQTIKGMVESNTAGHVHQAACDLPANGCYYPPTLISGLETSDPLMQEEIFGPVLVSSTFRTPEEAVELANNTRYGLAATVWTENVNLALDIAPKLVAGVVWVNATNLFDAAAGFGGVRESGFGREGGWEGLAAYTKPKGKAKPLAKVEAVTGEGAPVDPIDRTAKMYVGGKQARPDSGYSKPVWGKAGLLGHVGLANRKDVRNAVEAAAGAKGWSKTTGHLRAQILYYIGENLSARADEFVGRIDAMTGRKDGAKEVDAAIQRLFTAAAWADKYDGQVHGVPIRGVAIAMKEPVGVIGALCADEAPLLGLVSAMAPAIAMGNRTVLVTSEPYPLAATDFYQILETSDVPAGVINILTGSHAELAKPLASHLNVDAVWSFSSTDLSKEIEVVSAGNLKRTWVNNATAFDWGMDHSRRFLQASTEVKNIWVPYGE
- the deoC gene encoding deoxyribose-phosphate aldolase → MDTQSSESPVRTAHLPQVTESRNPGMDLDLDWVRAVQANTSAIERRAATLPGRRSVKKEYQAAWLLKAITMIDLTTLSGDDTVGRVRRLCAKARQPVAPSVLQALDMPPITTGAVCVYHDMIEPAVDALAGTGIPVAAVSTGFPAGLSPFHLRVAEIEESVKAGAEEIDIVISRRHVLSGDWQALYDEMKAFRVACGDAHVKAILATGELGSLRNVARASLVCMMAGADFIKTSTGKESVNATLPVSLVMIRAIRDYYDRTGYRVGYKPAGGISKAKDALVYLSLIKDELGDRWLQPDLFRFGASSLLGDIERQLEHYVTGAYSAGYRHSMG
- a CDS encoding metal ABC transporter solute-binding protein, Zn/Mn family, with the translated sequence MIRRNFLAVLALAVSLPVTAWADAPLKVVATTGMIADAARQVGGDQVDVRGLMGPGVDPHAYRQTRSDIVAMTRADLILWHGLYLEAQMEDFFHDLDRKRTVVAVAEGMDKSKLRAHDDYADKYDPHVWMTPELWRDVVLEVQAALTEVRPEAAEVFAANAQAHLADIDRLTAYADKALASVPDNNKVLVTAHDAFGYFGESFGFEVLGIQGISTQSEAGLNRIGELVDLLVDRKITAVFVESSVSDRSIRALIEGAAAKGHEVHVGGELFSDAMGEEGTYEGTYVGMLDHNITVIASALGGDVPDRGMDGKLSAGF
- a CDS encoding metal ABC transporter ATP-binding protein yields the protein MLDLISDEGMTVDDNGLVDSPLALRGLTVSYGQKPAVFSVDMTVRPGAMTAIIGPNGAGKSTLLKAALGIVSPLSGQVTVFGQPLDTQRARIAYVPQRASVDWDFPTRVIDVVLMGLSRELGLLGRVRARHKACAMDCLHRVGMRDFADRQIGQLSGGQQQRVFLARALAQGADLYLLDEPFAGVDAATEKAIISVLKSLKKSGKTVVVVHHDLATVTDYFDHVFLINTRKVAEGPVAEAFTAETLQSAYGGRLATAQIDQISRALG
- a CDS encoding metal ABC transporter permease, translating into MLWDALTLQLGYNATLVAIGATLLGVSAGVTGTFLFLRKRALVSDAISHATLPGVCLAFMVLVALGGDGRNLLGLLAGSAISAWIGLLCMNWLTRHTRLAEDAAIGAVLSVFFGFGIVLLTVIQTMGVGRQAGLEGFLLGSTAGMLWADAMIIAIGGAATLLMVMIIRRPMILVAFDPEFAAARGLPVHRIDLAMMGLVMAVTVVGLKIVGLILIVALLIIPAVTARFWSERSDHVVILAGVAGGLAGYIGAAISASAPNLPTGPIIVLVSFAFFVVSLFFAPIRGVLAAVLRHLRFQRRVHIRQGLLALAQGQKIYEPLTLRLLRRAGLVRADGVATDIGKARAAKALRDEKRWEIVRADQAHEATAALYDGLRDIETVLTRDQIAEIDRRIGGPMGVPV